One Actinomycetota bacterium genomic window carries:
- a CDS encoding S8 family serine peptidase, whose protein sequence is MAFLHGTKAQMREAMIKGLAKDIYPNEKVDYHSRESRASVRADLIPTHLTGKGVGVAILDTGIDATHPDLADHVTHNVKFVGPEYLGITGLYVDPNMPPGTLILPIDQLPYNNSDLSSGHGTHVAGIVAADGTTTPDQVGMAPDAELIGYGTGDVALILTIVAAFENIIENRDAWNIDVVNNSWGSSFKLFDPDHPINIATKAVADAGVVITFSAGNSYAEMQVNPWSIAPWVISVGSGTTSVQRSSFSSGGLRFDNSIPIPLPETEHVRFDGDRIGMYHPDISAPGSDIVSSGTPTGFYVNLATVPPAPGGTATASGTSMAAPHAAGLAALLLQARPTLTPTQVREVMQVTTVRMRDNTPFWHAGYGWIDTVEAIKLVGRPDFSPALLASLQAKRDTTVRAEREFSVVSSDLWTFTPTLPATALGLETVSYEVDVPPTTKAFNATVAFPAVPLAGNPLGLFDWQLVITDAAGTEVATSVVSQDTGLSSVFVDLVNARTDDAGNLIQPPKVTYGEWTIDVVGNLWARDPIDLLATRQVSVAFVQLTPQKNALANLAKFVKASDYTLHFQPDGSGGPATSPEGCALQAGAPTGGLAPTPATTDCQAGIADYTTTYGVGTPAEFVSEPLKTTTTVGGLAKFTFYFAHESQPVLGAYGAGSITYALDAIATDGKTVGVAGGEVSDGAMAGPTPTRGEYPFVTPPTVVPAGSTLRLRFQVSCFCSGGMRMVYGGEFADSGITMGIGSLQASGTASAPKPAPAAKAAVKGAKQLPATGVGTSAAGHLFMLGAATSALAVARACRVRMIK, encoded by the coding sequence ATGGCGTTCCTCCACGGGACGAAGGCACAGATGCGGGAAGCCATGATCAAGGGCCTCGCGAAGGACATCTATCCGAACGAGAAGGTCGACTATCACTCGCGAGAGTCCCGCGCGTCCGTTCGCGCGGACTTGATACCGACCCACCTGACCGGCAAGGGCGTCGGCGTCGCGATCCTCGACACGGGGATCGATGCCACGCACCCCGATCTCGCCGACCACGTGACGCACAACGTGAAGTTCGTCGGGCCGGAATACCTCGGCATCACCGGCTTGTACGTCGACCCGAACATGCCGCCGGGCACGTTGATCCTTCCGATCGACCAGCTGCCGTACAACAACTCGGACCTCAGCTCCGGACACGGAACGCACGTCGCCGGGATCGTCGCGGCCGACGGCACGACGACACCGGATCAGGTGGGCATGGCTCCGGACGCAGAGCTGATCGGCTATGGGACCGGCGACGTCGCGCTCATCCTCACGATCGTCGCGGCCTTCGAGAACATCATCGAGAACCGCGACGCGTGGAACATCGACGTCGTCAACAACTCGTGGGGGAGTTCCTTCAAGCTGTTCGATCCGGACCACCCGATCAACATCGCGACCAAGGCTGTGGCCGACGCGGGAGTCGTCATCACGTTCTCGGCCGGCAACAGCTACGCCGAGATGCAGGTCAACCCATGGTCGATCGCGCCGTGGGTGATCTCGGTCGGATCCGGCACGACCTCGGTCCAGCGTTCGAGCTTCAGCTCGGGCGGCCTGCGCTTCGACAACTCGATCCCGATCCCCCTCCCCGAGACCGAGCACGTCCGCTTCGACGGCGATCGGATCGGGATGTACCACCCCGACATAAGCGCGCCGGGGAGCGACATCGTCTCCAGCGGCACGCCCACCGGTTTCTATGTGAATCTGGCCACGGTGCCGCCCGCCCCCGGCGGGACGGCGACCGCGTCGGGGACCAGCATGGCCGCGCCGCACGCCGCCGGCCTCGCGGCGCTGCTGCTGCAAGCGCGCCCGACGCTCACCCCGACGCAGGTCCGCGAAGTGATGCAGGTCACGACCGTGCGGATGCGCGACAACACGCCGTTCTGGCACGCCGGCTACGGCTGGATCGACACGGTCGAGGCGATCAAGCTCGTCGGTCGACCCGATTTCTCGCCGGCGCTCCTCGCGAGCCTGCAGGCGAAGCGCGACACCACCGTTCGCGCCGAGCGGGAGTTCTCGGTGGTGTCCTCGGATCTGTGGACGTTCACGCCGACGCTTCCGGCGACCGCGCTCGGCCTCGAGACCGTGAGCTACGAGGTCGACGTGCCGCCGACAACGAAGGCGTTCAACGCCACCGTCGCGTTCCCGGCCGTCCCGCTCGCCGGCAATCCGCTCGGCCTCTTCGACTGGCAGCTCGTGATCACCGACGCAGCCGGCACCGAGGTCGCTACGAGCGTCGTTTCCCAGGACACCGGGCTCTCGTCGGTCTTCGTGGACCTCGTCAACGCCAGGACGGACGACGCCGGGAACCTGATCCAGCCGCCGAAAGTGACCTACGGTGAGTGGACGATCGACGTGGTCGGGAACCTCTGGGCCCGCGACCCGATCGACCTCTTGGCTACGCGGCAGGTCAGCGTCGCCTTCGTGCAGCTGACCCCGCAGAAGAACGCACTAGCGAACCTCGCCAAGTTCGTGAAGGCGAGCGATTACACGCTCCATTTCCAGCCAGACGGCAGCGGAGGCCCCGCGACCTCGCCTGAGGGCTGCGCGCTCCAAGCCGGCGCTCCAACCGGCGGTCTTGCCCCGACGCCGGCGACCACCGACTGTCAGGCGGGCATCGCCGACTACACGACCACATATGGGGTCGGCACGCCGGCCGAGTTCGTTTCGGAGCCGTTGAAGACCACGACGACGGTCGGCGGGCTCGCGAAGTTCACCTTCTACTTTGCGCATGAGAGTCAGCCGGTGCTGGGCGCCTACGGTGCCGGGAGCATCACGTACGCGCTCGACGCGATCGCGACCGACGGCAAGACCGTGGGCGTGGCGGGCGGTGAGGTCTCCGACGGAGCGATGGCGGGGCCGACTCCGACCAGGGGCGAGTATCCCTTCGTGACCCCGCCGACCGTGGTCCCCGCAGGCTCAACGCTCCGCCTGCGGTTCCAGGTTAGCTGTTTCTGCTCGGGTGGGATGCGGATGGTTTACGGCGGCGAGTTCGCCGACTCGGGCATAACGATGGGCATCGGGTCGCTGCAAGCGAGTGGCACCGCCTCGGCGCCCAAGCCGGCTCCCGCAGCGAAGGCGGCGGTGAAGGGGGCGAAGCAGCTTCCGGCCACCGGCGTCGGGACCTCGGCCGCCGGCCATCTGTTCATGCTCGGTGCGGCGACGTCGGCGCTCGCCGTCGCCCGGGCCTGCCGGGTGCGCATGATCAAGTAG
- a CDS encoding CocE/NonD family hydrolase — translation MTRRLLTKMLLVGVVLLGSLAVPGTAPADGPTHYVEMSDGTLIAVNVQFPTGAAPVGGWPTIIQIDGYGGASDPMNADSKTFGDGNYATVHMSLRGTACSGGQFDLFDRRSSEDGNQVIEWIADQEWSNGKVAIWGHSYSGLTGWLVASTQPEHLVAMSVSGLIDDLYRGIVYMGGVSNFGFPLIWTGAYRPASEHTSGTIPGLQSGDATCLTNQLGRVPPDVADNAILNGVLALGEDGQWWKSHSTITYIDAINIPTHIVQSYQDEQTGPRGSNLLWQRLDELKPDLPKRLLLTNGVHSTNTSPPQIRDDRVAFLDCYVRGVCFGDILDQSKRVKVFFEMHDVEGSLEPNGVLADANWPLDVTQWTRYYFGTGNALGPTPPGAAEAADPYVSGSKRAGAWVYYATNVGAELTTADLPDEVRYQTEPFTQDVGIAGPIDVTLYASSLAVDTEFYVEVNDVDADGNMTRLQRGMLKASHRELDLARTDFTPGGEIYRPYNPHTNTLLNLITPGEIYKYEIEVFPLGHVFRAGHRLLLRVTTPPIADSIAFYIPTTPPGVNQIFHDAEHPSSILLPFVPLPALGAPLACGQQVGLERCNPGA, via the coding sequence GTGACGCGACGCTTGCTTACGAAGATGCTGCTCGTTGGGGTCGTGCTTCTGGGCTCCCTGGCGGTGCCGGGGACCGCTCCGGCCGACGGCCCGACCCACTACGTCGAGATGAGCGATGGGACGCTCATCGCCGTGAACGTTCAGTTCCCCACCGGCGCCGCGCCGGTCGGCGGGTGGCCCACGATCATCCAGATCGACGGCTACGGCGGCGCATCCGACCCGATGAACGCGGACAGCAAGACGTTCGGCGACGGCAACTACGCCACCGTGCACATGTCCTTGCGAGGAACGGCGTGCTCGGGCGGACAGTTCGACCTCTTCGACCGCCGTTCGTCGGAGGACGGGAACCAGGTGATCGAGTGGATCGCCGACCAGGAATGGTCCAACGGCAAGGTCGCGATCTGGGGCCACTCGTACTCGGGGCTCACCGGCTGGCTGGTCGCCTCGACCCAGCCGGAACACCTCGTCGCGATGTCGGTGTCGGGCCTCATCGACGACCTCTATCGCGGGATCGTCTACATGGGCGGCGTTTCCAACTTCGGATTCCCGCTGATCTGGACCGGCGCCTACCGCCCCGCGTCCGAGCACACGAGCGGCACGATCCCCGGCTTGCAGTCCGGTGATGCGACTTGTTTGACGAATCAGCTCGGTCGGGTTCCACCCGACGTTGCGGACAACGCGATCCTGAACGGCGTGCTCGCGCTCGGCGAGGACGGGCAGTGGTGGAAGTCACACTCGACGATCACCTACATCGACGCGATCAACATCCCGACGCACATCGTGCAGAGCTATCAGGACGAGCAGACCGGCCCGCGCGGCTCGAACCTGCTTTGGCAACGGCTGGACGAGCTGAAACCGGATCTGCCGAAGCGCCTGTTGCTCACGAACGGCGTTCACTCGACCAACACTTCGCCGCCGCAGATCCGCGACGACCGCGTCGCGTTCCTCGACTGCTACGTGCGAGGTGTGTGCTTCGGCGACATCCTCGATCAGTCGAAGCGGGTGAAGGTCTTCTTCGAGATGCACGACGTCGAGGGTTCCCTCGAGCCGAACGGGGTCCTCGCCGACGCGAACTGGCCGCTGGATGTGACCCAATGGACGCGCTACTACTTCGGAACCGGCAACGCCCTCGGCCCGACACCGCCAGGCGCGGCCGAAGCGGCGGATCCGTACGTGTCGGGATCCAAACGCGCAGGCGCTTGGGTGTACTACGCGACCAACGTGGGAGCGGAGCTGACGACGGCCGACCTTCCCGATGAAGTCCGGTACCAGACCGAGCCGTTCACGCAGGACGTCGGCATCGCAGGCCCGATCGACGTCACGCTCTATGCGTCGTCGCTCGCCGTCGACACGGAGTTCTACGTCGAGGTGAACGACGTCGACGCGGACGGCAACATGACCCGGCTCCAGCGCGGGATGCTCAAGGCGTCCCACCGCGAGCTGGACCTCGCCCGTACCGATTTCACTCCCGGCGGAGAGATCTACCGTCCGTACAACCCGCACACCAATACGCTGCTGAACCTCATCACGCCCGGTGAGATCTACAAGTACGAGATCGAGGTCTTCCCGCTCGGCCACGTGTTCCGCGCCGGGCACCGGCTGCTGCTGCGTGTCACGACTCCGCCGATCGCCGACTCGATCGCGTTCTACATCCCGACGACGCCGCCGGGCGTGAACCAGATCTTCCACGACGCCGAGCACCCGTCCTCGATCCTGCTGCCTTTCGTGCCGTTGCCGGCGCTCGGGGCCCCGCTCGCCTGCGGCCAACAGGTCGGACTGGAGCGGTGCAACCCGGGGGCGTAA